The stretch of DNA CGCGCTGGAAACTGCACGTCGTGAATGTGAAAACCCGCCAGCCGGTTCGACAGTGATTCCAGGTGCATCGCGTGGTGAATGAATCCGAGATTCTCTTTGATCTGCGCGTGGCCGGTATCGTGCCAGTAACAGATGACCGGATTGTTGAATTCCTTGAAGAACAATGTGAAGTCGCTTTCGAGTGGTATCTCCTCCAAAGCTTCCCGGTTTTCAACGCCAAGTTTGATGCCGCGCGCTTCGGCTTCCACCGCAAGCCTCGTGAGCATTTCGTTGGCAAGCTGGACGTGACGTTCCTTTTTCTGTTCCCGCTTGTCCATGACCTCGGCGCAAAGTTTTTCGTACTTGGGAGTCTGCTGCTGGCCGGCCTCGACCATGGCGATCATCTTGTCGGTGTAATCCTTCAGGTCTATACAGCCCAGGTGAAGCACCACCAGCCTTGCTCGCAATCGTTGCGCGGTTTCAAGTGTTTTGAGCGAATAACGCCAGGCATTCTCGCGTTCCCGGGGGTCGAGCGACGAGAACTTGAAAAGATTGGGGTTCGCCTGATTTACGCCGATCGGCAGCGGACAAAAGTTGTGCAGCGTGGAAATCCTGATGTCGCCGGCGTCCACCGCGTCAATAATCCCCGGCAGCAGACTGATGCGGATGCCGTGGCTTAGTTCGCAGTACTCGAATCCGAGGTCGCGGATCTCCCGCAGCATGGCGCGACCGTCGGTGTGGCGGTGTGAATTCCAGCAGGTGGAAAGGGAATACATAAAAAGGGCCGAGCGCGTTTATGAATCTGGACGACGCTCGGCCCCGGCGATTCGATTACTTACAAATCAGCATACCGGGCGCTTAACATGGCCGAAAAACGCGCCATCTTCATTTTGCGACGGCGCCGTTCGCTCGGCTTTTCATAATGCCGGTGGTTGCGAACTTCCTTCAGCGTGCCTTCACGATCGATCTTCTTCTTCAATCGCCGCAGCGCCTTCTCCACCGATTCGCCCTTTTTAAGTTTGATCTCTGTCAACGCAGATTCACTTCCTCTCCGGGACCTGGACTCCCGCGGACAACCATTGTCCGCTTCGGCCTTCAAGTCAGGGGCACGAGAGTAGTTTTGGCCTGCCACCACTGTCAACTTGCAAAGCTGGGCGCAACGCGGACGAAATCGCAGATTTCTCCCATGGATCGGGCCTTTACTCGTTTCCCAACCCTCACTTATCTGGAAACGGCGCTAAACGGCTTGCTTTCGATGGTCGGCCACCCCATGTTAGCGCCCGCATGGGTCTGCCCCGCCAAACTGTGCCGCTCAATCCGGAGCAGGTCGCCGAATTGCACCGGAAACTCTCGGACCTGCGCCACAACGTCAACAATCATCTCGCCTTGATGGTAGCCGCGCTCGAACTCATTCGCCGCAAGCCGGAAATGGTCGAGCGCATGCTTAACAATCTTACCGAGCAGCCACAGAAAATTCTCGAGGAATTGAAAAGATTCTCCGAGGAATTGGAACGGGCCCTGAATATCACTCGCGATTAGCCCGCGCCAACCGGCCCGGTGCGGATTTCAGCTTCCGTGATTGCCGCGGAGATTCCGGTCCGAGATGCAAGCCGAACGACCGCAGGCCGTGAAGCGGGCTTTCGGTTGTAACCTTCATTCTTCCATTTCCGTCTTGCGGTGTGTCGGACAAAGACCGAGACACTGGCAGCGCACAATTCATGAACTGCAGAAAGTACATCTCATGCGCACTCGCGGCTTTTATAGGATTGGGTATCGCCCACACGGTGCCCGCGGCGGACCTCGTCGAGGGCACAGACGTTCAAACGAGCCGACAGCAATTTCGCGAGAAACTGAAGGGCATGACACAGGAGGAACGCCGGGCTGCCACCAAGAAATGGCGCGAAGAACACTCCCGAGCCGGAGCGCTTCGCGAGAAACTGCGCAAACGACGCGAGCAGACAAAAAATCTCACGCCCGAACAGCGCGAAGCCAGACGCAAGGAAATGCGCGCTCAAATGGAGAAACGGCTGGACAGACTGAAGAAGAAACAGGCCGGCGGCACTCTCAGCGACCGGGAAAAACAACGATTAAAACGGTTGGAACGCGTCATGAGCAACACCGGCCGCCGGAGGGCCTCCGGAAACCAGGGAGCAAAACCGTCCGAGGACGGCAAGCCGCTGGAACAGTAAATTGACGACGCGTTGCGAGAACACTTTCGGTACAAGGTTGGTTTGGGTTGATGGAAAGCCACCGCGTTCGCGGTGGCTTTCCGCTTTCGTGCCTCCGGCGATTATGCCAGATTCCGCGGTTGTGGAACGCACCGATGCGGAGTTGATCGCCGCCGTGTTGAACGGTGACGCCGCATGCTTTGAACCGTTGGTGATAAAATATCAACCCCGTGTCTTCGCCACGGCCCGGCGTTACGCGCGCCGCGAAAGCGAAGTCGAGGACATTGTCCAGGAAGTATTCTTCAAGGCGTTTCAAAAACTTGGGAGTTTCCGCGGTGACGCGCCCTTCGAACACTGGCTTATGCGGCTGGCGGTGCGCACCTGCTATGATTTCTTGCGCGCGCATCAGAGGAACCGGGAAATGCCGTTCGCGGACATTTCCGCCGAGGAAGGCGACTGGCTGGAACGTTTTGGCGCGAAT from Candidatus Angelobacter sp. encodes:
- a CDS encoding sugar phosphate isomerase/epimerase, with the translated sequence MLREIRDLGFEYCELSHGIRISLLPGIIDAVDAGDIRISTLHNFCPLPIGVNQANPNLFKFSSLDPRERENAWRYSLKTLETAQRLRARLVVLHLGCIDLKDYTDKMIAMVEAGQQQTPKYEKLCAEVMDKREQKKERHVQLANEMLTRLAVEAEARGIKLGVENREALEEIPLESDFTLFFKEFNNPVICYWHDTGHAQIKENLGFIHHAMHLESLSNRLAGFHIHDVQFPARDHCPPGSGTIDFAVLKPMVRPEHIKVFELSPGVTAEDLERGVGHLKSIWGDE
- the rpsU gene encoding 30S ribosomal protein S21 gives rise to the protein MTEIKLKKGESVEKALRRLKKKIDREGTLKEVRNHRHYEKPSERRRRKMKMARFSAMLSARYADL
- a CDS encoding sigma-70 family RNA polymerase sigma factor, giving the protein MPDSAVVERTDAELIAAVLNGDAACFEPLVIKYQPRVFATARRYARRESEVEDIVQEVFFKAFQKLGSFRGDAPFEHWLMRLAVRTCYDFLRAHQRNREMPFADISAEEGDWLERFGANPSDADENAAAARELVARVLAQLSPAARLVITLLEIEDRSVKEIAALTGWSVAVVKIRAFRARAEMRKHLKKLAREKYL